Sequence from the Crassostrea angulata isolate pt1a10 chromosome 9, ASM2561291v2, whole genome shotgun sequence genome:
ttatttgacatatgtacagtttatttaccaTTTTATcttttgagtgactttttccatgTGTGTTAATCCACCTTAAACATTTCAAACGTTGTTTGTGTTTCAAAGGTTATGAGTGTTATGCAAAATAATAAGTTAAATTAATTCATCTAACtttaaaggaaattaaaatgtcaaaacTGAAACGGGAACCCTAATTGCTCTATTTAGCACCCATAATTTAACTTTTGTCTTGTATGATTTATCCTTTCATTTCAATTAATAATTGTAAATAAAGTACACATTGTAGACTTGTCCCTTTATAAACAATACAGCAAATTCTATCATTTACCAAGAATCATCCAGAGTGCTAAATAAAGGGATTAcggtttttgtaaaaaaaaaaatatgcacacACAAATACACACAGAGAGACACTATAAATATGCAtgattgaattaaataaatatttaataaaagttaGTTCACgtaaaataattgattaaaaaataaatagtacTTATTAAAATTTGCAGTTTACAATGCCCAAAAAAAGCTCCAAAAATCTACAAGAATTACACTGATGAGAACCTGGACAAGGCAGTTGTTGCTGTCAAAAGTGGCATTATGTCGTACAGAAAGGCCTGCGACACATTCAAAGTACCCAAAACAACAGTTTTAAACAGGGTTAATGGAGACGTCGTCGACAGTGGTGACGGGAATAAGGCTGGCCGTAGACCTGCACTTTCTATGGAAGTCGAGCAGAAAATAGTGGATTCCTCCCTAAAAGCAGCTGAAATGGGTTTTGGAATCTCAAAGCAGCAGCTCATCTTAAAGGTTTCAAGGCTCTGCAAGTCACTAGGGTTGACTGTTTTTAAGAACAACATCCCCAGTGATGATTGGTGGAGGGGGTTTCGTTCTCGCCACCCAGAAATATCCCTGCGGAAGCCCGAACCTCTTTCAACAATGAGGTCTAGGATGATGAATAGGGTGGTGGTATCCAACTATTTTTCAGAATTGCTTCACCTGATTTCCCACCACAGTCTCACACCAGACCTCATCTTGAACATGGACGAAACTGGGAAGCAGTTCGAGCATCGTCCAACCACAGTTGTTGCCAGGAAAGGGGTTAAAGCCCAGGAAGGACAGGcaattcaaaggaaaatgtCACCATCCTTGCTTGCGTCAATGCCCAGGGAGGAGCTCTCCCACCAATATGCATTGCGAAAGGCAAGACTCCGCGATGCCTCGAGTCTTTCGCCACTATGGATTCTCCCCCTGGCACTCTTTGGACATACCAGGAGAGGGCTTGGATGTGCGACCTCTTAGGAGAGATGTGGTTTTCGCAGGTGTTTATACCAAACATTGGTCCCAAACGTCCCCAACTCCTCATCCTAGATTCCCAACCTTCACATGAGGTTCTTGGTCTTCTTCAGGAGGCAGTCAGAGAAAACATCATCATTCTGGCTATGCCTCCTCACACCTCTCATCATCTTCAACCTCTGGACAAATGCGTCTTTGGTCCATTTTCCCATGCCTATGACAAGGCGTGTACTGACCTCCTTTCAGAACACCCAGACCTGTTGATAAACAAGACAACATGGCCAAGAGTTTTCAACACAGCCTATACAGCAGCCTTCACCAAGGAGAACATAGTCAGTGGGTTCAGAGCTACAGGAATATGGCCTCCAAATCCTTCTGCTATCCCTGAGAGTGCTTTTGCCCCTTCTCTTCTTTATGACAAAGCACAAGATCGCTCTTCCTCTTCTACCATCTCCTCTTCTGCAGTTTCTAATACCTCTGTTTTACAGCTTCTAACAGATTCTGAGATGCCTCCCAGCTTGACTGAGTCTCCTACCTTCAAAGAGCCAATCAGCTATGCAGTTCCTTCTGAGGCTTTCGATGACTCCAATTCTGACCTGAATCTCTCTCTACTGGCAGATGCTGCAGAAATGCACCCAGAGGTTGGTGCCGATGCACCAGAGATCGACTTGCCTACACCTGATGTCCTTTCCCTTCTGACATCTTTGGGAAATGGAAATTTCATCTTGACAGAGGAAGAGCCAGTTCAATCTTCTTCATGGAACCAGGAGGTTGAGAGCATCTTCTGCATTCCTACTTCCAGtgctaaaaaaacaaaaagcgGCACGACAAATAGATCGATTACATCACATAGAGTATTGACAAGTGAAGAAGTTATAACAAGTAAACAAGAGAAATTGGCTGAAAAGGAAAGGAAAGAAAAGCTCAGGGAAGAAAGaaggatgaaaaaaatgaagaattcaactTAAATGAACAATTACATAGAATGTTAAAAGTTCAAATATTTCTCAGATTTTGATCTCCTGATCTTCTCTATATGAATGAATAATATAttccaaaaattttaaactatgtTTCTAAattcaacattattttaaagattttttttgggtgcattttgttataaaataaaaggtattaaacatgttttaaatcatctttcaaatttatttacataccAGTATACCTTATTCTAAGGCCATTCCAAGTTAAGTATTCACTCACTCATCTTTCTATCAGAAAAAAACCCTGCacattaaacataaaaaacacatcaatattattttctacattaATAAAATCTATCAATATTATTTGAgtattttctttgtatataaaaaaatcaaaaaaaaaaaaaaaaatcaaaaaataaataaattggaaTAGCCTAATCTTACACGCTGAGGTTGACGTCTCCAGGTCGAAATTAACCCGCATGCCATGTTTATTTACTTTTCGTCTTATTCTTGTATACATTGATATATTGTACTTGGAAGAAGAAAATTACGTGACAAAAAAGCTATTCGATTTATCCTAAATGATTTGCAACAAGCACATGGGAATATCATAAAGATTTCTGAAATGAAAGTTACGCATCAGTAAAAGTGGTCGAAATTACCCCGTTCTACcctaattaaaaaaagatcaattagTAGCCGCATTAAAAATACCTCTGGGACACCGATGGAAAAGAGTTTAACTTACGGATTAAACTTATCGAGAAAAGAAAACTGCtttgttttggattttttttacattcgtAGCCAAAAAATTCCcgcattaagaaaaaaataaatattttttttaaattctatttacTTTATTACGAGTAATCGACTAAGAAAATTTGGTCGATGATCTGTATGAccgagcgatagtcgagtactcgagtactcgttgacatccctaATATATACAGTTCAGTCGGTTAGCAAAATCCATGGTTAGAAGTAACATGGTCCgaaacaattattttcaatcGTATCCAAAATCAAGGTAGGTATTGGTAAAATTGACTTAACATTTGTTATTAATATTCCAAacgttaattaaaaaaaaaaacgataagaaaaGATACATTAGCTAAACTCAGGTTCAAATATTGAAATGTTTTGATAGCTCACCGTTTGGTCAACTTTAACGTCACCTAGAGTAACAACGGTGTCATCGATATTTGTGGCTTTTATCCGGTCGCCCTGTCACCTAGTGTTGATCTTATTCTGCTTTACTGACCATCAGAAGCTCAGGTTACTTCAGTAAAACTCCAAATCAAACCTAAACTGGAAGAACATAGTGTATTGAATTTGTGATAAGTTGAAACTTACataaaaagttttatcaaaCTTTTTGTAAATCTTGGTTATTTGATTTTAGATTTCATTATATTGTTGTCATTCTCGGCATattagaaatgatttaaaatgaagttGTTTCGATAGTAGtgttttttgaatttctttttctttattcatgtCTGTTCGTCAGTTATGTCTATGTTCATCTTTTCGTATCCTCGGTTGTGTTTAGATGAATGACAGATATCGAaggttcaaatatttaaaaattaaaaataaagcaatttttaaaaaaaattgaacaatggGTGAAGACTCCAtatgtaatgtttttattataagCAAAACATGAATACCAACTTAATCTCCTTTTGTATATTTGATTAAGAGTTTTgagattgaaactcaaatgaaaatagagaatatttttttcaggaaaaatatttcaaaaagtaaataaatggaATCAATGCTTCCCATTCACggaagcaaaaaacaaaaaacaaacaaacaaacaaaccaaaaaacaaataaaaaatcatattatttagcattatattttacataattattaaaaacttataaatataagttatgatagatacaaataaaaataagctAAAATTTACATCAGATTTTCCCATCCATTGGACCAgttattaacatttttgtgaAGCTGACAAGAGTAAAATGTTTTATCGAagtaaaattcaaacatttttgtgacgtcatcttttgtCAAACCGAGTCCAGTTAATCACTTATTGTTTTGGAACTCTTTAATAAGTAACATGTAACTGTCCAATAAGTCTCTACTTATTAGACTTCTATAGGTGACATATTAGACTGCTGCAGATAATTGCAGAAAAAACAAACTCacagaaataaaattataggTGAGAAATACACAACTTATGGTTTCGCCAATTTCATT
This genomic interval carries:
- the LOC128162336 gene encoding uncharacterized protein LOC128162336 gives rise to the protein MWFSQVFIPNIGPKRPQLLILDSQPSHEVLGLLQEAVRENIIILAMPPHTSHHLQPLDKCVFGPFSHAYDKACTDLLSEHPDLLINKTTWPRVFNTAYTAAFTKENIVSGFRATGIWPPNPSAIPESAFAPSLLYDKAQDRSSSSTISSSAVSNTSVLQLLTDSEMPPSLTESPTFKEPISYAVPSEAFDDSNSDLNLSLLADAAEMHPEVGADAPEIDLPTPDVLSLLTSLGNGNFILTEEEPVQSSSWNQEVESIFCIPTSSAKKTKSGTTNRSITSHRVLTSEEVITSKQEKLAEKERKEKLREERRMKKMKNST